One region of Rhizoctonia solani chromosome 9, complete sequence genomic DNA includes:
- a CDS encoding heat shock protein 10 kDa, mitochondrial — MASQLSFKSIKSVVPLLDRVLVQRFKPDTKTASGIFLPSSATSSPLPEATVIAVGPGARNKKGEIIPPSVKAGDRVLLPGWGGNSIKLGEDEYFLFKDSEILAKIKE; from the exons ATG GCCTCGCAATTGTCGTTCAAGTCGATCAAGTCTGTCGTCCCTCTCTTGGACCGTGTGTTGGTCCAGAGGTTCAAACCTGATACC AAAACTGCCTCGGGAATCTTCCTTCCATCGAGCGCAACCTCGAGTCCTTTGCCCGAGGCCACAGTCATTGCCGTCGGTCCTGGCGCACGGAACAAGAAGGGAGAGATCATCCCTCCGTCTGTCAAGGCTGGTGATCGAGTTCTGCTTCCTGGATGGGGTGGCAACTCCATCAAGTTGGGCGAAGAC GAATACTTCCTCTTCAAAGACTCTGAGATCCTCGCCAAAATCAAAGAATAA
- a CDS encoding Sodium/calcium exchanger protein — protein MTSPPASTILDEKDRASVPEQIRPDSSLERDKAALLAPPSLSPKTTRTSGDGLRIHGNASTPANIGGNTDIERADSVHSLGAGGIGPDRVRRRRNRRAPDSSWNPRAPPAPRRANSLPVDPVTIVPATPKIDFGHALSKMLVPQQKLAPAPTWTLSAVNIMKYSYLNILLVFVPVSWACHFTGQQPTIIFIFSFLAIIPLAALLGFATEELALRVGQTLGGLLNATFGNAVELIIAILALVRGELRVVQASMLGSILSNCLLVLGMCFFAGGIRFHEQGYGVRAAQLNISLLCISVFSIVIPAAFHASLNSATTANGQTPGEAAGESAAIEEAHVLAISRGTSIILLFVYACYLFFQLWTHAYIYTPEASAHHAAQTFQPGFDGPGAPTSQRVFHMPSLPSLPSIFHGSGTSSTSSISSVSTEEDETVPKLKIQATIILLATVTVLTGVTAEWLVDSIDGLTKNGNISREFVALILLPLVGNAAEHVTAVTVSVKNKLDLAITVAVGSSIQIALFVLPFLILLGWMIGQPLTLFFDIFETVVVFVSVLIINYAISDGKTNWLEGLVLMVVYVIIGLSVWYYPGAVSNER, from the exons ATGACCTCTCCCCCTGCCTCTACTATCCTCGACGAAAAGGACAGAGCCTCGG TTCCCGAGCAAATTCGTCCGGATTCATCTTTGGAGCGAGACAAGGCTGCACTCTTGGCACCTCCCAGTCTAAGTCCCAAAACAACAAGAACTAGCGGCGATGGACTTCGTATTCATGGAAATGCCTCTACTCCGGCCAATATTGGTGGGAACACAGATATCGAACGAGCCGACTCGGTTCACAGCCTTGGTGCTGGAGGGATAGGCCCAGACAGAGTTCGCCGCCGACGAAACCGACGTGCTCCGGATTCATCATGGAACCCACGTGCTCCCCCCGCTCCTCGTCGAGCCAACAGTCTTCCCGTTGACCCCGTAACGATAGTCCCAGCGACACCCAAGATTGACTTTGGCCATGCCTTGAGCAAGATGCTTGTACCCCAACAGAAGCTAGCCCCAGCCCCGACATGGACACTCAGTGCTGTAAACATCATGAAGTATAGCTATCTCAATATTCTTCTTGTATTCGTACCAGTCAGTTGGGCATGT CATTTCACCGGACAACAACCTACCATAATTTTCATCTTCAGCTTCCTAGCTATTATTCCACTGGCAGCCTTGCTCGGGTTCGCAACAGAAGAACTTGCTCTTCGCGTCGGTCAAACACTCGGAGGTCTACTCAACGCCACGTTTGGAAATGCTGTCGAGCTTATCATTGCCATTCTCGCGCTCGTTCGAGGGGAGCTTCGCGTCGTACAAGCTAGCATGCTCGGAAGTATTCTTTCTAATTGTTTACTCGTCCTTGGCATGTGCTTCTTCGCTGGTGGTATACGCTTCCACGAACAGGGATATGGCGTTCGGGCGGCCCAGCTCAATATATCTCTGCTGTGTATCAGCGTGTTCAGTATTGTCATTCCTGCCGCATTTCATGCAAGTTTAAATAGTGCAACCACGGCCAACGGGCAGACTCCTGGAGAAGCCGCGGGAGAGAGCGCCGCGATTGAAGAGGCACATGTCTTGGCCATCTCTCGCGGTACGAGTATCATCCTACTATTCGTCTACGCGTGCTATC TCTTCTTCCAGCTCTGGACGCACGCGTACATCTATACTCCCGAGGCATCAGCCCACCACGCCGCCCAAACTTTCCAACCCGGATTCGACGGGCCGGGAGCTCCTACATCACAAAGAGTATTCCACATGCCCTCGCTACCTTCCCTTCCATCCATTTTCCACGGCAGCGGCACGTCCTCGACCAGTTCTATTTCCTCAGTCTCCACCGAGGAAGACGAAACGGTGCCCAAACTCAAGATTCAAGCGACCATTATCCTATTGGCTACCGTCACCGTCTTGACCGGTGTAACGGCCGAGTGGTTGGTCGATAGTATCGATGGGTTGACCAAGAACGGAAATATCAGTCGAGAGTTTGTGGCGCTGATCTTGTTG CCATTGGTTGGTAATGCTGCTGAGCACGTCACGGCTGTCACCGTCTCGGTCAAGAATAAGCTTGATTTGGCTATTACAGTCGCAGTCGGCTCGTCTATTCAAATTGCGTTGTTCGTTTTGCCA TTCTTGATCTTGCTCGGGTGGATGATTGGCCAACCCTTGACGCTTT TCTTTGATATTTTCGAAACCGTTGTTGTATTTGTTTCAGTCTTGATTATCAA CTACGCGATTAGCGATGGCAAGACCAACTGGCTCGAGGGTCTAGTACTGATGGTTGTATATGTGATCATTGGACTGTCGGTGTGGTACTAC CCTGGTGCTGTATCGAATGAGCGATAA
- a CDS encoding Rab9 effector protein with kelch motifs, protein MLEMNTDTVPVPVSMDVSLWSTHDLEIIISEHKYLPGKEWLKNLSLLEPRTSHSSSVVASPSGDIFIFGGKLNGDRELMKMTARLVQTTGTVPSPRHDHASVLTEKWLVVWGGDTGLPQSDNNVYLLDITTYVWSRLDLQPAPCPRGSHPVCICQNQLVAFGGCDDHGRSLNDLWSLDLDSLTQKTAKWKEIKVSRGRSPFKRHDHAMVAYKNKLYEFGGYYDGDAIFNDTWCFDMNTKTWTELDCTGPTPPRRSGHAVALVGDVVYMFGGWPDHGELGNTWCFRITEKRWYPLPDMGLRPSLSLGHTLATIGDRVIYVGQGEIYDEQTSKPRLIYVLDTASINLHPENSGEGRVTPDTITGVMPITEVFTHLTSHNCHDITQEFNESHITQYPVSNGGNGDVYRAELHDGSPVARMAHELSLRIGAGVNEVHGDLKPENILISDDYIPKLTDFGNAMLTEYTLQFTQTTSKIGFSLRYAASALEEKATQASDVFALGMEVIARTVPYGQAKDPAIVRNITIGKYPSRPEMYMPSGVEQADLLWDMITRCWAFGPNERPKAREIKDVAILDTEYPKNENANENVDELIDSIRSFRDASAITCFDRVPVLLIGRLFEQ, encoded by the exons ATGCTTGAGATGAACACAGACACTGTGCCAGTGCCAGTTTCAATGGATGTCTCTCTCTGGTCCACTCATGATCTGGAAATCATTATATCCGAACACAAGTACCTGCCTGGGAAAGAATGGCTCAAGAATCTTTCACTACTAGAGCCACGGACCAGTCATTCATCTTCAGTAGTAGCAAGCCCATCTGGCGATATATTTATATTTGGCGGGAAG CTCAATGGAGATCGCGAACTTATGAAAATGACGGCACGTCTGGTGCAGACTACTGGAACAGTACCTAGCCCACGACATGATCATGCAAGCGTACTCACGGAAAAATGGCTAGTTGTATGGGGTGGCGATACTGGGTTGCCTCAGAGCGACAATAACGTTTATCTGTTGGATATTA CTACGTACGTGTGGTCTCGACTGGATCTCCAACCTGCGCCGTGCCCTCGTGGAAGTCATCCCGTATGTATATGCCAAAACCAGCTCGTTGCTTTTGGTGGATGCGACGATCATGGCCGTAGTCTTAATGATTTATGGAGTTTGGATCTAGACTCGT TGACACAGAAGACAGCCAAATGGAAAGAAATCAAAGTTTCACGAGGCCGATCGCCATTCAAGAGACATGACCATGCCATGGTTGCATATAAAAACAAACTATACGA GTTTGGTGGATACTACGACGGTGATGCTATATTCAACGACACATGGTGCTTTGATATGAATACTAAAACCTGGACTGAGTTGGATTGCACCGGGCCCACTCCTCCACGCCGGTCAGGACATGCAGTGGCCCTTGTTGGGGACGTCGTATACATGTTTGGAGGGTGGCCAGACCATGGAGAGCTAGGAAATACTTGGTGCTTTAGAATCACTG AAAAAAGGTGGTACCCgctccctgacatgggtttACGGCCCTCATTAAGCCTAGGACATACCCTGGCGACAATTGGAGATCGAGTGATCTACGTTGGGCAGGGGGAGATATATGACGAGCAAACTAGCAAGCCCCGACTTATTTACGTTTTGGATACAG CCAGCATTAATTTGCACCCCGAAAACTCGGGTGAAGGAAGAGTTACTCCTGATACCATTACCGGTGTTATG CCTATCACAGAAGTATTTACACATCTCACGAGCCACAACTGTCACGATATCACCCAAGAGTTCAATGAGTCTCATATAACTCAATATCCCGTCTCGAATGGCGGAAACGGCGATGTGTATCGTGCTGAACTACATGATGGCAGTCCAGTGGCG CGCATGGCCCACGAATT ATCGCTGCGCATTG GGGCGGGGGTGAACGAA GTTCATGGAGACTTGAAGCCT GAGAATATTCTGATATCAGACGACTACATCCCCAAGTTGACCGACTTTGGGAATGCAATGTTGACGGAATATACTCTCCAGTTCACGCAGACCACTTCTAAAATAGGCTTTTCTCTGCGATATGCAGCGAGTGCTTTG GAGGAGAAAGCAACGCAAGCAAGCGATGTCTTTGCTCTTGGGATG GAGGTGATTGCACGAACGGTACCTTATGGTCAGGCAAAAGACCCAGCAATCGTCAGAAACATAACCATTGGAAAGTATCCTTCTCGTCCCGAAATGTATATGCCAAGTGGCGTGGAACAAGCGGACCTTTTATGGGATATGATCACCCGCTGCTGGGCATTCGGTCCTAATGAAAGACCGAAGGCACGGGAGATAAAAGACGTG GCCATACTCGACACGGAGTATCCCAAAAACGAAAACGCTAACGAAAACGTCGATGAATTGATTGACTCCATTAGATCTTTTCGTGATGCTAGTGCGATTACCTGTTTCGATAGAGTACCGGTTCTTTTAATAGGCAGGCTATTCGAGCAGTAA
- a CDS encoding tripeptidyl-peptidase I, whose translation MYVLTVLALASLVVASPVSQDFTTRHALREIPSGWTRVARAPADHNIDLRVGLKQARMTDLLAILDEVSNPASTKYGKHLSKEDVDKLVAPRGESVESVEKWLRSHGATVSGRSSAGDWIHVTVPVSRAEKMLGTKYNIYRHTSGTHIVRSESYALPRSLDSHIDVVQPTTYFGRINERSTAESSSELEKRASTVFVLPDSEDEKLKQVAEEPAGKVEAAVPSSCSSTITPACLKALYKTDSYTPKAGNSSSIGITGYLDQYASISDLQTFYTKFDSSAVGSTFSVELINGGKNTQTNPGIEANLDVQYAGAISHPIPLTFYSTGGSPPYKPDSNTPTNTNEPYLEWVNYMLNKTTLPLTISTSYGDDEQTVPLDYATRVCSSFAQLGVRGVSVLFSSGDGGVGSGTCKTNDGTNRTRFQPIFPASCPYVTAVGGTYKIAPEVGVSFSQGGFSDYFARPSYQTSAVSTFLGSIGTTYSGLYNTTGRGFPDVAAQGRSFQIIQKGSTTSVAGTSASAPAFAGVIALLNDYRLSQGKSPLGFLNPWLYSSAASALNDITSGSNPGCGTNGFTARAGWDPVTGLGTPDFVKLQAVA comes from the exons ATGTACGTGCTCACCGTACTTGCTCTCGCGTCGCTTGTCGTAGCGTCGCCGGTCTCCCAGGATTTCACTACTCGTCATGCCCTGCGCGAAATTCCTTCGGGTTGGACTAGAGTCGCACGGGCTCCTGCAGACCACAACATTGATCTACGTGTTGGACTCAAGCAAGCTCGCATGACGGATCTTCTTGCTATCCTCGACGAGGTGAGCAACCCAGCAAGCACGAAATATGGAAAACATTTATCGAAAGA GGATGTCGATAAGCTTGTTGCTCCTCGCGGTGAAAGCGTCGAGTCGGTTGAAAAATGGCTTCGGTCTCATGGTGCCACGGTATCGGGGCGCTCTTCAGCCGGCGACTGGATACATGTCACTGTTCCTGTATCGCGTGCAGAAAAGATGCTGGGTACCAAA TACAATATCTACCGCCATACCTCTGGGACCCATATTGTTCGCTCGGAATCCTACGCACTACCACGCTCTCTTGATTCCCATATCGATGTTGTTCAACCAACTACATATTTTGGCCGGATCAACGAGCGTAGTACAGCCGAGTCCTCTTCCGAGCTTGAGAAGCGTGCATCGACAGTGTTCGTGCTTCCTGATTCCGAGGATGAGAAGCTCAAGCAAGTTGCCGAGGAGCCGGCTGGAAAGGTGGAAGCAGCCGTGCCATCAAGCTGCAGCTCGACCATCACTCCAGCTTGCTTGAAGGCGCTATACAA GACCGATTCGTACACACCCAAGGCCGGAAACTCTAGCTCAATTGGAATTACCGGTTATCTTG ATCAATACGCAAGCATTTCCGACCTTCAG ACCTTCTACACTAAATTCGATTCAAGCGCAGTAGGATCAACTTTCAGCGTTGAGCTCATCAATGGTGGAAAGAATACCCAAACCAACCCGGGCATTGAAGCCAATCTTGATGTTCAG TATGCGGGAGCTATCTCTCATCCAATTCCGCTTACATTTTACTCGACTGGTGGCTCTCCCCCTTATAAACCCGACTCCAATACGCCTACCAACACTAACGAG CCGTATTTGGAGTGGGTCAACTATATGTTGAACAAAACCACCCTCCCACTTACCATTAGCACCAGTTACGGTGATGACG AGCAAACTGTTCCATTGGACTATGCTACTCGAGTTTGTAGCTCGTTCGCCCAACTCGGAGTGCGAGGTGTCAGCGTCTTGTTTTCTTCTG GTGATGGGGGAGTCGGCTCTGGTACATGCAAGACGAACGATGGCACAAACCGTACTCGTTTCCAGCCTATCTTCCCGGCGTCTTGCCCCTACGTCACTGCGGTGGGCGGAACCTACAAGATTGCTCCCGAGGTTGGCGTCTCGTTCTCCCAGGGCGGATTCTCAGACTACTTCGCCCGCCCAAGCTATCAAACTTCTGCGGTGTCTACTTTCCTCGGTTCTATTGGTACCACTTATTCTGGATTGTATAACACGACCGGTCGTGGGTTCCC GGATGTGGCTGCTCAAGGGAGATC CTTCCAAATCATTCAAAAGGGGTCAACCACTTCAGTTGCTGGCACTTCAGCCTCGGCACCAGCATTCGCGGGTGTGATTGCTTTGCTCAATGACTATCGTTTGTCTCAGGGTAAATCGCCGTTGGGTTTCCTTAACCCATGGCTTTACTCAAGCGCGGCCTCTGCCCTCAACGATATTACATCGGGAAGTAACCCAGGGTGCGGGACCAACGGGTTTACCGCCAGAGCCGGATGG GACCCTGTAACTGGCCTCGGCACTCCAGACTTCGTCAAGCTACAAGCTGTCGCGTAG
- a CDS encoding DNA-directed RNA polymerase subunit beta': protein MQSPFVNPVDPAAQAQRPERAHSPPAPRHRIPFLPGPTLEDEHRILAAQKNDPAPPRNNALGLFAPVVRSPAIAEGVDKSKIYEQHPIPESPYKVASLPKPRGPLLEAWRTRMGLDVSAPTVTSTTCRGGLLPTRVLDLIAVMLLHDAPPKTRPRHTLKEFSLASRRFRSVAAPYIYEHGILAANGDAGVYARTGNSKYIRSLTIQFEPHDPWNPHGALMDQKLYPTQLHTADQIQETGLDHFFPNLTQISFVAKFSPDEARIKWLAGSHIFGPSFGSGNFEPTNRAKLYESPGFLAMKLLQLIPPKVKTVGLDADLSEVVTKFTIAFMTRAGDPADEVRLDLVTRRDQVVQEVEFAIHSHASSSTDPTPARTTMVMYGPSYGTRVVWDGTNPESPSQTIWSRFEQPEKQSQAEMKEVLPPTWEELGPGPRRTTRESTSPYKSPPLNEDEDGLPNRKRGQLTASVKNSKQVPMYAKDRARQRGPFPKSEPEPECKVESASEAQPEHGPELEPESNFKREPGPPSEPTDIPFDQKCAWIAGSTLAQFPETISSTFKQVNDSALSTSNINTSNVGRLQLQGEDADYPEFWRFVDNMSGNESRIGVWHTTARAEVETFMTAYREKRFGDNMEALKLQMLHDIRADGTVVEQELGLVDREKAERTMGSSVGTFALKSGSGSQSSKRARIE from the exons ATGCAATCGCCGTTCGTGAACCCTGTCGATCCCGCAGCACAAGCTCAACGGCCCGAGAGAGCCCACTCACCACCTGCGCCTCGGCACCGAATTCCATTCTTGCCTGGGCCGACCTTGGAAGATGAACATCGGATTCTAGCTGCCCAGAAAAACGATCCGGCACCCCCACGGAACAATGCACTCGGGCTCTTTGCGCCTGTAGTGCGATCCCCCGCCATAGCTGAGggtgttgacaagagtaagATCTACGAGCAGCACCCTATCCCGGAGTCCCCATACAAGGTTGCCTCTCTACCAAAGCCTCGAGGCCCATTACTTGAGGCATGGAGGACTCGTATGGGACTGGACGTGTCGGCTCCTACAGTCACATCTACAACTTGTAGGGGAGGTCTACTCCCAACTAGGGTCCTTGATCTCATCGCTGTGATGCTGTTGCACGACGCACCACCAAAGACACGCCCGCGTCACACACTCAAGGAATTCAGTCTGGCGTCCAGGAGATTCAGGAGTGTGGCGGCACCTTACATCTACGAGCATGGTATCTTAGCAGCAAACGGGGACGCGggagtatatgcgcgcaCCGGAAACAGCAAATATATTCG ATCACTTACCATTCAGTTCGAGCCGCACGATCCGTGGAACCCTCACGGTGCCCTTATGGACCAAAAGCTCTACCCGACCCAGCTCCATACCGCAGACCAGATTCAAGAAACCGGACTCGACCATTTCTTCCCGAACCTAACCCAAATCTCATTCGTCGCCAAGTTTTCGCCCGACGAGGCACGTATCAAGTGGCTCGCCGGTTCGCACATCTTTGGGCCCTCTTTCGGAAGTGGTAATTTTGAACCCACGAATCGTGCCAAGTTGTACGAAAGCCCCGGGTTCTTGGCGATGAAGCTTTTGCAGCTGATCCCGCCCAAGGTCAAGACGGTTGGATTAGATGCGGACCTTTCGGAAGTGGTCACCAAGTTTACGATCGCGTTTATGACTCGAGCCGGAGACCCAGCGGACGAGGTTCGTTTGGATCTGGTCACGCGTCGCGATCAAGTCGTTCAGGAGGTCGAG ttTGCGATTCATTCTCATGCCTCTTCGTCGACTGATCCGACTCCCGCACGGACGACGATGGTCATGTACGGTCCCTCGTACGGTACTCGTGTTGTGTGGGACGGAACCAACCCAGAGAGCCCATCTCAGACTATCTGGAGTCGATTCGAGCAACCGGAGAAACAATCGCAAGCCGAAATGAAAGAAGTTCTGCCCCCGACGTGGGAAGAGTTGGGGCCCGGACCACGACGCACGACTCGCGAGTCCACAAGTCCGTATAAAAGCCCGCCGTTGAacgaggacgaagatggGTTGCCGAATCGCAAACGGGGACAACTCACGGCGTCGGTCAAGAATTCTAAGCAGGTGCCGATGTATGCCAAGGACCGAGCCCGTCAGCGCGGACCTTTTCCCAAATCCGAACCCGAACCTGAATGCAAAGTGGAGTCGGCTTCCGAAGCACAGCCGGAACACGGGCCAGAGCTAGAGCCAGAGTCCAATTTCAAGAGGGAGCCGGGGCCACCGTCAGAGCCAACTGACATTCCATTCGACCAAAAGTGCGCCTGGATTGCGGGTAGCACCCTCGCCCAGTTCCCCGAAACCATCTCGTCCACGTTCAAACAAGTCAACGACTCAGCCTTATCCACCAGCAACATCAACACCTCCAACGTCGGCCGTCTCCAGCTCCAAGGTGAAGATGCCGACTATCCTGAATTTTGGCGGTTTGTTGATAATATGTCCGGGAACGAGTCTCGTATTGGGGTTTGGCATACGACCGCACGTGCCGAGGTGGAGACGTTCATGACGGCGTATAGAGAGAAGCGGTTTGGGGATAATATGGAGGCGCTCAAGTTGCAGATGTTGCATGATATTAGGGCGGATGGGACAGTGGTGGAACAGGAGCTTGGGCTGGTGGACCGAGAAAAGGCCGAGCGGACAATGGGTTCCAGCGTTGGCACTTTTGCTCTTAAGTCTGGCTCCGGAAGCCAGTCTTCTAAACGAGCGCGCATTGAGTAG
- a CDS encoding TCP-1/cpn60 chaperonin family (T-complex protein 1) produces MMRTSLSGLPRSARSLVLSRGAHKEVKFSNEGRAAMLKGVDILAKAVSVTLGPKGRNVIIEQPYGGPKITKDGVTVAKSIQLKDKFENLGARLVQDVASKTNEIAGDGTTTATVLARAIYSEGVKNVAAGCNPMDLRRGAQKAVDKVIEFLEANKRVITTSEEIAQVATISANGDAHIGQLIATAMEKVGKEGVITVKEGKTIEDEIEITEGMRFDRGYISPYFITDVKTQKAEFEKPLVLLSEKKISALQDILPSLEIAAQSRRPLLIIAEDVDGEALAACILNKLRGQLSVCAVKAPGFGDNRKSILGDLAILTGGTVFSDEVDVKLDQVTPDLLGSSGSITITKEDTIFLNGAGSKDAIGARCEQIRAVLNDPTTSEFDKTKLQERLAKLSGGVAVIKVGGSSEVEVGEKKDRYDDALNATRAAVEEGIVPGGGVALLKAALSLTPESVATSNFDQSLGVSAIKNALQRPAKTIVENAGEEGSVIVGQILEKYGDKFTWGYDASKGEFTDMIARGIVDPLKVVRTALVDASGVASLLTTSEACIVEAPEDKAPAAPGGMGGMGGMGGMGGMGGF; encoded by the exons ATGATGCGTACTTCGCTCTCGGGTCTCCCCCGTAGCGCCCGTTCGCTTGTTCTTTCCCGAGGCGCACACAAGGAAGTCAAGTTCTCCAATGAGGGGCGGGCAGCGATGCTCAAGGGCGTAGACATCCTTGCCAAGGCCGTTTCTGTCACGCTTGGTCCCAAGG GGAGGAACGTGATTATCGAGCAGCCATACGGCGGCCCAAAGATCACCAAGG ACGGTGTGACTGTGGCCAAGTCCATCCAGCTCAAAGACAAGTTCGAGAACCTCGGTGCCCGCCTCGTCCAGGACGTTGCTTCCAAAACCAACGAAATCGCCGGTGATGGTACCACAACTGCCACGGTCCTCGCACGTGCGATTTACTCTGAGGGTGTCAAG AACGTGGCAGCTGGATGCAACCCCATGGACCTCCGCCGTGGTGCTCAAAAGGCAGTGGACAAGGTCATCGAGTTCCTCGAGGCCAACAAGCGAGTGATTACCACTTCCGAGGAGATCGCCCAGGTCGCCACTATCTCCGCCAACGGTGATGCTCACATCGGCCAACTTATTGCTACCGCTATGGAAAAGGTCGGCAAGGAAGGTGTAATCACTGTCAAGGAGGGTAAGACGATCGAGGATGAGATCGAGATCACGGAAG GAATGAGGTTCGATCGCGGATACATTTCCCCGTACTTCATCACCGACGTCAAGACCCAAAAAGCCGAATTTGAGAAACCGCTCGTCCTGCTCTCCGAGAAGAAGATTTCGGCCCTCCAGGATATCCTCCCCTCGCTCGAAATCGCAGCCCAATCCCGTCGTCCGTTGTTGATCATTGCTGAGGATGTCGATGGCGAAGCGCTCGCAGCCTGCATCCTCAACAAGCTGCGCGGACAACTGAGCGTATGTGCAGTCAAGGCACCCGGGTTCGGTGACAACCGCAAGTCCATCCTCGGGGATCTCGCCATCTTGACGGGCGGCACAGTCTTCTCGGACGAGGTCGACGTCAAGTTGGACCAAGTCACCCCAGACCTGTTGGGTTCGTCCGGCTCGATCACGATCACCAAGGAAGACACCATCTTCCTCAACGGCGCCGGGTCCAAGGACGCCATTGGCGCTCGGTGCGAGCAGATCCGGGCTGTACTGAACGACCCGACAACGTCCGAGTTTGACAAGACCAAGCTCCAAGAGCGTCTCGCCAAGCTGTCTGGCGGTGTGGCCGTGATCAAGGTCGGAGGATCGTCCGAGGTCGAAGTGGGCGAAAAGAAGGATCGCTACGACGATGCGTTGAACGCTACGCGCGCAGCCGTCGAAGAAGGTATCGTACCCGGTGGAGGTGTCGCACTCCTCAAGGCTGCTCTCTCGCTCACACCCGAATCCGTCGCGACGTCCAACTTTGACCAGTCGCTCGGTGTGAGCGCAATCAAGAATGCGTTGCAGCGCCCCGCAAAGACGATTGTTGAGAATGCAGGGGAAGAGGGAAGCGTGATTGTTGGTCAGATTTTGGAAAAATATGGCGACAAGTTTACGTGGGGATATGATGCCAGCAAGGGAGAGTTTACGGATATGATCGCGAGGGGTATTGTCGATCCTTTGAAGGTCGTCAGGACCGCTCTTGTCGATGCTAG CGGCGTGGCGAGCTTGTTGACTACCTCCGAGGCATGCATCGTCGAGGCACCAGAAGACAAGGCTCCTGCTGCCCCCGGAGGCATGGGAGGCATGGGCGGTATGGGAGGTATGGGCGGCATGGGTGGATTCTAA
- a CDS encoding thioredoxin-like protein 4A, producing the protein MSYFLPHLPTGWHVDQAILSEDDRVVVLRFGHDWDSSCMKMDETLYGVAEKVQNFAVIYLVDITQVPDFNKMYELYDPCTVMFFYRNKHIMIDLGTGNNNKINWAMDDKQEMIDIIETVYRGASKGRGLVVSPKDYSTRYRY; encoded by the exons ATGTCTTACTTTCTTCCCCACCTTCCTACTGGCTGGCATGTGGACCAAGCGATTCTATCCGAAGATGACCGAGTCGTCGTCCTACGCTTTGGTCATGATTGGGACTCTTCCTGCATGAAGATGGACGAGACTCTCTATGGTGTGGCCGAGAAAGTCCAGAATTTCGCTGTCATCTACCTGGTCGACATTACCCAGGTTCCGGATTTCAACAAG ATGTACGAATTGTACGATCCGTGTACAGTCATGTTTTTCTACCG AAACAAGCACATAATGATTGATTTGGGAACGGgtaacaacaacaaaat CAACTGGGCTATGGACGACAAACAAGAG ATGATTGATATTATTGAGACCGTGTACCGTGGGGCTTCAAAAGGTCGCGGTCTTGTTGTATCTCCAAAAG ATTATTCTACTCGCTATCGCTATTAG